TGGTAGGCGATGGCGGTCATGGCCAGGGAGGCGGCGTTGAGGGCGTTGATGCCGGTCTGGGGGCTGCCGCCGGCATGGGCCGCCTTGCCGATGAAGCGGATCTTCTTGATGAGCGCACCGTTGGACGAGCCCGCCACGTGGGAGGCGAGGGTGTCGGTCTTGGTGTGGAACATCATCGCAAGGTCCACGTCGTCGAAATGACCCAGCCGGATGAGCTCCGCCTTGCCCGCGAGGAACTCGATCTCGTTCCGCGCCTTGCGCTCCAGGCGCTCGTCCACGTCGATCATCTCCTCGGCGGGCACCGCGAAGAACACCAGCGCGCCGGTGAGTTCCGGCAGCACCTTGGCGGACAGCAACCCCATGGCCGCGCCCACCATGCCCGCCACCTGCGCGTTGTGGCCGCAGGCATGGGCCGCGCCGGTGTCCGGATCGGCATGGGGATGATCGAACACCTTGAGCGAGTCCAGTTCCCCGAGAATCGCCAGCGCCGGGCCGGGCCGGGCGCAGTCCTTGCGGCCCTTGACACCAGTGACGGCGAGACCTCGCCGCGGCTCCAGGCCGAGAGACCGGAGCCGGCCGGCTATGAGCTCGGCGGTCTTGACCTCGTTGAAGCCCGTCTCCGGCTGCCGCAGGATGGCTTCGCCGAGGTCGATGATTTCCTGCCGGCGCGCATCGATGACGCGGCAGGCCTCCGCCTTGAGGTCGTCTACGGAGTTCATGGTGTCGCGTCCCGCGCTACCGCCGGCGAAGCGCTTCCTCCAGCAGTCCCAACGCGGCCTCGGTAAAGGCCCACATGTTGGCTTCCCGGTCGGGCCGGCCGGTCTCGACGGTGATGGCCTTTTCCACCGGCCCGACGATGGCCATGCAACCGTGCCCCGAAGCATCGCCGTAGCGGTTTCCCGTGGGCCCGGTGGCGCCGCTCTCCGCGAGGCCCCAGGTGGTGCCGAGGCGATCGCGGATGAGCCGGGCGCAGTCCAGCGCGTAGGACTCGGTGCTGCCGCGCACCGTCACCTGGTCGGCGGGCATCATCAGCAGCCCCGCGCGCGCGTGCCGCGTGTAGATCACGCCGCCGCCGACGAAGTAGGCGGAGGCCCCGGGCAACGACAGCAGCGCCGCCGAGATCAGGCCGCCGGCGGATGATTCGGCCACCGCCACGGTCTCGTTCCGTTCCTTGAGCAGTTCGCCCACCGTACGTCCGAGGGT
The sequence above is drawn from the Deltaproteobacteria bacterium genome and encodes:
- a CDS encoding CinA family protein, encoding MPDLTTLGRTVGELLKERNETVAVAESSAGGLISAALLSLPGASAYFVGGGVIYTRHARAGLLMMPADQVTVRGSTESYALDCARLIRDRLGTTWGLAESGATGPTGNRYGDASGHGCMAIVGPVEKAITVETGRPDREANMWAFTEAALGLLEEALRRR
- a CDS encoding amidohydrolase → MNSVDDLKAEACRVIDARRQEIIDLGEAILRQPETGFNEVKTAELIAGRLRSLGLEPRRGLAVTGVKGRKDCARPGPALAILGELDSLKVFDHPHADPDTGAAHACGHNAQVAGMVGAAMGLLSAKVLPELTGALVFFAVPAEEMIDVDERLERKARNEIEFLAGKAELIRLGHFDDVDLAMMFHTKTDTLASHVAGSSNGALIKKIRFIGKAAHAGGSPQTGINALNAASLAMTAIAYQRETFYDDDTIRIHPIITKGGEAVSAVPAEVKIETFIRGKTIEGIVDANRKVDNALRGAAMAVGASVEIVTVPGYLPQTNDETMARLWGDNAARLFGPGGFKRTTEHRTSSTDFGDVAHIMPAVHPYVAGASGGGHTNNYLLVDKDSVYVKSAKLLAMTAIDLLHDDAGAARRVLKENRPRMTRQEYLEFQRRLDATEVFKPGGE